In Natronocella acetinitrilica, the following proteins share a genomic window:
- a CDS encoding helix-turn-helix domain-containing protein produces MSNPLNTDVERNISKRVIERRIECGITQERLAEAAGLTKGYISKIENGHVVPPIGTLVRIANALDEDVASFLKEPEIGPEDAVCVVRADERQTVVRGATAFGYDYTSLAHKKRSKHMEPFLFTFPDQLQKGVSFEHEGEEFIFVLSGEVEFEFTIDGEPRAYRLQAGDSLYFESHIPHRGRSLAEDARALVVIYHD; encoded by the coding sequence ATGTCGAACCCGTTGAATACGGATGTCGAGCGCAACATCAGCAAACGCGTCATTGAGCGACGCATCGAGTGCGGCATCACACAGGAGCGGCTTGCCGAGGCGGCAGGGCTGACCAAGGGGTACATCTCCAAGATCGAGAACGGGCATGTGGTTCCGCCCATTGGCACACTCGTGCGCATTGCGAATGCCCTGGACGAGGACGTTGCCAGCTTCTTGAAGGAACCGGAGATCGGTCCCGAGGACGCCGTTTGTGTGGTCCGTGCCGACGAACGTCAGACCGTCGTCCGGGGCGCCACCGCATTCGGCTACGATTACACCAGCCTGGCTCACAAGAAGCGTTCCAAGCACATGGAGCCCTTCCTCTTCACTTTCCCCGATCAGTTACAGAAAGGCGTCAGCTTCGAGCACGAGGGAGAAGAGTTCATCTTCGTCCTGAGTGGAGAGGTGGAGTTCGAGTTCACCATTGATGGCGAGCCCCGCGCCTACAGGTTGCAGGCGGGGGATAGCCTGTACTTTGAGTCGCACATTCCGCATCGGGGCCGGAGCCTGGCGGAAGATGCCCGGGCTCTAGTGGTCATCTATCATGATTGA
- a CDS encoding RidA family protein, translating to MGIIDKRLTECGITLPPAAAPVGNYVAYTVSGQYVHISGQLPLENGAMAVKGILGDSLDVEAGYRAARICALNLIAQLKEACGGDLDRVERVLKLGGFVSATADFHDAPKCVNGASDLMVEVFGEAGKHARFAVGVASLPAGAAVEVDGLFEISASV from the coding sequence ATGGGCATTATCGACAAGCGATTGACCGAATGCGGCATCACCCTTCCACCTGCCGCAGCACCTGTGGGCAACTACGTTGCGTACACAGTCTCCGGCCAATACGTCCATATCTCAGGACAGTTGCCGCTGGAAAACGGTGCGATGGCTGTTAAGGGCATCCTCGGCGACAGCCTGGATGTCGAAGCCGGGTATCGCGCAGCGCGGATCTGCGCGCTGAATCTGATCGCCCAGCTCAAGGAGGCCTGTGGCGGCGACCTGGACCGTGTCGAACGGGTGTTGAAACTTGGAGGTTTTGTCAGCGCGACGGCGGATTTTCACGACGCACCGAAATGCGTGAACGGCGCTTCCGACCTGATGGTTGAAGTCTTCGGAGAAGCCGGAAAGCATGCCCGCTTCGCCGTCGGTGTTGCATCGCTGCCCGCCGGCGCCGCAGTAGAAGTGGACGGTCTGTTCGAAATTTCAGCAAGCGTCTAA
- a CDS encoding MBL fold metallo-hydrolase translates to MNPNPTIRYYGWSALSINTNQGNLFFDPFYRKYCGAQWFSAKDFDSADLICVTHGHEEHFLDVPDIAKSTGATVIGPRAVTRFLRRRTGLAEDKLITIDFDAPLNVPGFTLSAFKWQHRDINLVKAMTKAVFQGNTTQLAWAWSSATNAPFYAPYTGYHVELPNGTTVLNYNEGFNTKMTDKEITALGQRFKTDVLLAGMQLDFVDDVARGAAALDPKIVLLYPPHEKFHDMMGAKSRPWSEFAAAVKACLPEATVIIAEPGTAIDAVTGEVVEQPVESAVA, encoded by the coding sequence ATGAACCCGAACCCCACCATTCGCTATTACGGCTGGTCGGCGCTGTCCATCAACACGAATCAGGGCAACCTGTTTTTCGACCCCTTCTACCGAAAGTACTGCGGTGCCCAATGGTTTTCGGCAAAGGATTTCGACAGTGCCGATCTCATTTGCGTGACCCATGGCCACGAGGAGCACTTCCTTGATGTGCCGGACATCGCCAAGTCGACAGGAGCGACCGTCATCGGGCCGCGGGCGGTGACCCGTTTCCTACGGCGTCGCACAGGCCTGGCCGAAGACAAACTCATCACCATCGACTTTGACGCGCCCCTGAATGTGCCGGGCTTCACCCTCTCGGCATTCAAGTGGCAACATCGGGACATCAACCTGGTCAAGGCGATGACGAAAGCCGTTTTCCAGGGCAACACCACACAGCTGGCTTGGGCCTGGAGCAGCGCAACCAACGCGCCGTTCTATGCCCCCTACACCGGCTACCACGTGGAACTGCCCAATGGCACCACCGTGCTGAACTACAACGAGGGCTTCAACACCAAGATGACCGATAAGGAAATCACCGCTCTCGGGCAGCGCTTCAAGACGGACGTGTTGCTCGCCGGCATGCAACTCGATTTCGTCGACGACGTGGCGCGAGGTGCCGCGGCGCTCGACCCGAAGATCGTGCTGCTCTACCCGCCCCACGAGAAATTCCACGACATGATGGGCGCAAAGTCACGACCATGGTCGGAGTTCGCTGCCGCAGTAAAGGCATGCCTGCCTGAAGCAACGGTGATCATCGCCGAGCCGGGCACCGCCATCGATGCAGTGACCGGCGAGGTGGTTGAGCAGCCAGTCGAGTCTGCAGTGGCTTAA
- a CDS encoding phosphatase PAP2 family protein codes for MMRQLVRYDLTVCLHMNRIMQRYHPVRPFFALVSRLGDGVFWYGLMAILPLLYGSAGLVASIHMLVIAGLGVLVYAVIKKATGRPRPYSVEDAITLGAPPLDQYSFPSGHTLHAVSLTLVAVHYFPALFWPLACFATLVAASRVVLGLHYPTDVLCGATIGAGLAYGSLTLLAGG; via the coding sequence ATGATGCGCCAGCTCGTCCGATACGACCTCACGGTTTGCCTGCACATGAACAGGATCATGCAGCGGTATCACCCGGTGCGGCCGTTTTTCGCGCTTGTCAGCCGCCTGGGAGACGGGGTCTTCTGGTATGGCTTGATGGCTATCCTGCCCCTGCTGTACGGCAGTGCCGGCCTGGTCGCGTCCATTCACATGCTTGTGATCGCCGGGCTGGGTGTGCTGGTTTACGCGGTGATCAAGAAAGCGACTGGACGCCCACGCCCATACAGCGTGGAAGACGCCATTACCCTGGGCGCGCCGCCACTCGACCAATACAGCTTCCCGTCTGGCCATACCCTGCACGCCGTCAGCCTGACGCTGGTGGCGGTGCACTATTTCCCGGCGTTGTTCTGGCCGCTGGCCTGTTTTGCAACGCTGGTTGCCGCTTCCCGGGTTGTCCTCGGCCTGCACTATCCGACGGATGTCTTGTGCGGTGCGACCATCGGCGCGGGCCTTGCCTACGGCAGCCTGACACTACTGGCGGGCGGTTAA
- a CDS encoding glycosyltransferase family 4 protein — MKIVIVTDAWHPQVNGVVTTLTSLARVLRQTGHAVRFITPSDFVSLPCPTYPDIRLALGPRVRVGKMLAETSADAIHIATEGPLGWAARAYCLAHGLRFTTAYHTRFPQYLRLRAPVPISWSYALLRRFHAPATRTLVATPSLRDELAKRGFAHLALWSRGVDSGLFRPRCKGFLDGPRPISMYVGRVAVEKNIEAFLDLNIPGTCYVVGDGPDAARLKARYPNVRFTGFCSGEDLARHVAAADCVVFPSRTDTFGLTMLEAMACGVPVAAYPVTGPRDVITDGVTGALDEDLGRAWHRAVSVSPDNCIAYARTRSWDACAQQFLNNLADPIRQSNTA; from the coding sequence GTGAAGATCGTCATTGTGACCGACGCCTGGCATCCCCAGGTGAACGGAGTGGTGACTACCCTCACCAGCCTGGCTCGCGTGTTGCGGCAGACGGGGCACGCGGTCCGCTTCATTACCCCTTCGGACTTCGTCTCCCTGCCGTGCCCGACCTACCCGGATATTCGCCTGGCGCTTGGGCCCCGCGTGCGGGTGGGCAAGATGCTCGCCGAAACCAGCGCTGATGCGATACACATTGCAACCGAGGGGCCGCTTGGTTGGGCTGCGCGGGCCTACTGTCTGGCGCATGGGCTGCGCTTCACCACCGCCTATCACACGCGATTTCCACAGTACCTGCGTTTGCGTGCTCCCGTGCCCATTAGCTGGAGTTACGCCCTGCTGCGACGCTTTCATGCGCCGGCGACGCGAACCCTTGTGGCCACGCCATCTTTGCGGGATGAACTGGCAAAGCGCGGCTTCGCTCATCTTGCCTTGTGGTCCCGTGGCGTTGACAGCGGGCTTTTTCGCCCGAGATGCAAGGGTTTCCTTGATGGGCCAAGACCGATCAGCATGTATGTCGGGCGGGTCGCCGTGGAGAAGAACATCGAGGCATTCCTGGATCTGAACATCCCCGGCACGTGCTACGTTGTCGGCGATGGGCCCGACGCGGCAAGGCTGAAAGCGCGCTATCCGAACGTCCGTTTCACCGGTTTTTGCAGCGGCGAGGACCTGGCACGCCATGTGGCAGCGGCCGATTGCGTTGTGTTTCCCAGCCGTACGGATACCTTCGGTCTGACCATGCTGGAGGCCATGGCCTGCGGCGTCCCGGTGGCGGCCTACCCGGTGACGGGACCGCGGGATGTGATCACCGATGGGGTTACCGGCGCCCTTGATGAAGACCTTGGGCGCGCCTGGCACCGGGCAGTCTCGGTTTCGCCGGACAACTGCATCGCCTACGCGCGGACCAGAAGCTGGGACGCCTGCGCCCAACAGTTTCTGAACAATCTGGCCGATCCCATACGGCAAAGCAACACGGCCTGA
- a CDS encoding phosphate signaling complex PhoU family protein — MFREIYSALTSENTLDRAFEDLTRMLEHGAWMFERAEAVLHSKVPAEEVRAPLYERDRAINDRERSIRRKVLRHLTVNPGHDVATCLALMSVAKDAERIGDYCKNVFEVGAFYTEGFHVPRYQEPLDSMADQMATLFELVTSATRNSDEAGARKALTQAGDIRRRCDRLIENLFKDEEQIEFHEAVAYSLLTRHYKRVAAHLSNIATAVLGQLEDLDFYSEDDENGRL; from the coding sequence ATGTTCAGAGAAATCTACAGCGCCCTCACCTCGGAAAACACCCTTGACCGGGCCTTCGAGGATCTGACCCGCATGCTGGAGCACGGTGCGTGGATGTTCGAGCGTGCCGAGGCGGTCCTGCACAGCAAGGTGCCCGCGGAAGAGGTGCGTGCGCCACTTTACGAGCGCGACCGGGCCATCAATGACCGGGAGCGTTCCATACGCCGCAAGGTACTGCGTCACCTGACGGTGAACCCCGGTCATGACGTGGCCACCTGCCTGGCCCTGATGAGCGTGGCCAAGGATGCCGAGCGCATCGGTGACTACTGCAAGAACGTTTTCGAGGTGGGTGCTTTCTATACCGAGGGTTTTCACGTACCGCGTTACCAGGAGCCGCTGGATAGCATGGCGGATCAGATGGCGACGCTCTTCGAGCTGGTAACCTCGGCGACCCGTAACTCGGACGAGGCCGGAGCGCGCAAGGCCTTGACCCAGGCTGGTGACATCCGGCGCCGCTGCGACCGTCTCATCGAGAACCTGTTCAAGGATGAGGAGCAGATCGAGTTTCACGAAGCCGTGGCCTATTCGCTGCTGACCCGCCACTACAAGCGCGTTGCAGCACATCTGTCGAACATCGCCACGGCAGTCCTGGGACAACTGGAGGATCTGGACTTCTACTCCGAAGACGACGAGAACGGCCGACTCTGA
- a CDS encoding Na/Pi symporter: MSIAKSSSARTSPALSRRHPREVPAWMRGLYAGLCLYLFLAALNVMGSGLGTFGRASDFLTQVFAYGENPFIALLGGVLVTMVVQSSSFTSALIVTLVATGEMTLGTAVFAIMGANIGTAVTGVIVALANIRIRRNFRRSFTAALMHDFFNILTVALVFPVEWLTGLFHESGRGIFTQLAAWLSSLIGLEEVARPDSPVKVITAPVVRLFDTLGGLLMPTPVAHGVFVACMGLLLMFVALVFMVRNLRGALLRHMDGLFRTYFFRTDLRAYSVGVISTVLVQSSTITSSLMVPLAGAGVVRMRRVLPFMMGANLGTTVTSVLAATANPIAAAMTVALFHVIFNITGTLVWYPLRVIPMRVANWYGRLAGRQTRYAFAFLIGVFLVIPLLGIGVTEVYVRLR, translated from the coding sequence ATGTCAATTGCCAAGTCCAGTTCCGCCCGGACCAGCCCCGCCTTGAGTCGTCGTCATCCCCGTGAAGTTCCGGCGTGGATGCGTGGTCTATACGCGGGGCTCTGCCTGTATCTCTTCCTGGCAGCACTCAATGTCATGGGGTCGGGCCTCGGTACCTTCGGTCGCGCCAGTGATTTTCTGACGCAGGTCTTCGCCTATGGTGAAAACCCCTTCATCGCACTGCTCGGCGGCGTCCTCGTGACGATGGTCGTGCAGAGCTCCTCGTTTACTTCGGCGCTTATCGTCACGCTGGTGGCCACCGGTGAAATGACGCTGGGGACAGCCGTGTTCGCCATCATGGGCGCGAACATCGGCACCGCCGTGACCGGCGTCATTGTGGCCTTGGCCAATATCCGTATTCGCCGCAACTTTCGCCGCTCCTTCACTGCGGCACTGATGCACGACTTCTTCAATATCCTCACCGTGGCGCTGGTGTTCCCCGTGGAATGGCTGACAGGGCTCTTTCACGAGAGTGGCCGTGGCATCTTCACCCAACTCGCCGCCTGGTTGAGCAGCCTGATCGGTCTGGAGGAAGTGGCACGGCCGGACAGCCCGGTGAAGGTGATCACCGCTCCGGTGGTTCGCCTGTTCGACACGCTGGGTGGGCTGCTGATGCCGACGCCAGTGGCGCATGGGGTGTTTGTCGCCTGCATGGGCCTGTTGCTGATGTTTGTCGCCCTGGTTTTCATGGTGCGAAACCTGCGCGGCGCGCTCTTGCGCCACATGGATGGGCTGTTCCGCACCTATTTCTTCAGGACTGACCTGCGGGCTTACAGCGTGGGCGTAATTTCCACCGTGCTGGTGCAGTCCAGCACCATCACCAGCAGCCTCATGGTGCCGCTGGCCGGGGCAGGGGTGGTGCGTATGCGTCGGGTGCTGCCGTTCATGATGGGGGCAAACCTCGGAACCACGGTGACCAGTGTGCTCGCGGCTACGGCCAACCCCATCGCCGCGGCCATGACCGTGGCGCTGTTCCACGTCATATTCAACATCACCGGAACGCTGGTGTGGTATCCGCTGCGGGTGATTCCCATGCGGGTGGCCAACTGGTACGGCCGATTGGCCGGGCGCCAGACCCGCTATGCGTTCGCGTTCCTAATTGGCGTATTCTTGGTAATACCGCTGCTCGGTATCGGTGTCACCGAAGTCTACGTTCGGCTGCGTTGA
- a CDS encoding ParA family protein, with amino-acid sequence MVREGSLHVIALCHLKGGVGKTTGAVNLAYFAARAGYRTVCWDLDPQGAAAWCLGCDAAGPPAKRLVKMRLSAVEAAVPTAWPGLDCIGAHATLRNLDLRLDDADRPEKILRRLLKPLGRRYDVVVIDCPPGLSRLSEAVFRAADTLLMPMIPSDLSLRAHDQVVQELERLQVFHRQLYAYFSMVDRRRASHRRWVDTPPPAIPNLLEVSIPASVDNERVAERRAPVHTFAPRGRSSRAWQSLWEALVARIDLPGAT; translated from the coding sequence ATGGTTCGGGAGGGATCTTTGCATGTAATCGCCTTGTGTCACCTGAAGGGCGGGGTCGGCAAAACCACCGGCGCAGTGAATCTCGCCTATTTTGCTGCCCGGGCCGGATACCGCACGGTCTGCTGGGATCTTGATCCCCAGGGAGCAGCGGCCTGGTGTCTGGGTTGCGATGCTGCGGGCCCACCGGCAAAACGCCTGGTCAAGATGCGGCTGTCCGCCGTCGAAGCTGCGGTTCCAACGGCATGGCCGGGTCTGGATTGCATTGGTGCCCATGCAACGCTGCGCAACCTTGATCTGCGGTTAGACGACGCCGATCGGCCGGAGAAGATACTGCGGCGCTTGCTCAAGCCCCTGGGGCGCCGCTACGACGTCGTCGTGATCGACTGTCCGCCCGGACTTTCCCGACTTTCGGAAGCGGTGTTCAGGGCTGCCGATACCTTGCTGATGCCGATGATTCCGTCGGATCTGTCGCTACGCGCCCATGATCAGGTGGTGCAGGAACTCGAACGGTTACAGGTGTTTCATCGTCAGCTCTACGCCTATTTCTCGATGGTTGATCGCCGTCGTGCTTCGCACCGGCGGTGGGTGGACACCCCACCCCCAGCAATCCCGAACCTGCTTGAGGTTTCCATTCCCGCTTCAGTGGACAACGAGCGCGTGGCCGAGCGACGAGCCCCTGTGCATACCTTCGCCCCCAGGGGTCGCTCTTCGCGGGCTTGGCAAAGTCTATGGGAGGCGTTGGTTGCGCGAATCGATTTGCCTGGAGCCACATGA
- the katG gene encoding catalase/peroxidase HPI: MAATDIKTTGKCPVMHGDPIKPGFRGTSNDDWWPGQLKLNILRQHSSLSDPMGDGFDYREEFKKLDLKALKKDLEDLMTDSQEWWPADYGHYGPFFVRMAWHAAGTYRIADGRGGAGTGAQRFAPTNSWPDNGNLDKARRLLWPIKQKYGKQISWADLLVLTGNVAMESMGFKTFGFGGGRADIWEPEQDIYWGKEGEWLADERYEGDRELENPLAAVQMGLIYVNPEGPNGKPDPLAAAHDIRDTFARMAMNDYETVALCAGGHTFGKTHGAGDPAHVGPEPEAAPLEEQGLGWKNSFGTGKGGDTITSGLEGAWTPTPTKWDTSYFDTLFGYEWELTKSPAGANQWKPKGDAGKDAVPHAHDPSKRVAPMMATTDIALIKDPEYLKISKHFHENPEEFADAFARAWFKLTHRDMGPRVRYLGPEVPTEELIWQDPVPAIDHDLVDTQDIAALKSKILATGLSVSELVYTAWSSASTFRGSDMRGGANGARIRLAPQKDWEVNQPQQLAKVLKALEGVQQEFNSAQSGNKRVSLADLIVLGGAAAIEKAAKDAGHTVEVPFTPGRTDATEEQTDADSFAPLHPEADGFRNYHPKAYTVSAEEMLVDRAQLLTLTAPEMTALVGGLRVLDVNYKQAKHGVFTKRPGALTNDFFVNLLDMSTEWKPSAKEEDVYEGRDRKTGDLKWTGTRVDLVFGSHSELRALAEVYACADSQEKFVRDFVAAWDKVMNADRFDQA, translated from the coding sequence ATGGCCGCAACCGATATCAAGACCACAGGCAAGTGCCCGGTCATGCACGGCGACCCAATCAAGCCGGGTTTCCGTGGCACGAGCAACGACGACTGGTGGCCGGGCCAGTTGAAGCTGAACATTCTTCGTCAGCACTCTTCCCTGTCCGACCCCATGGGCGACGGGTTCGACTACCGTGAAGAATTCAAGAAGCTCGATCTGAAGGCCCTGAAGAAGGACCTGGAAGATCTCATGACCGATTCTCAGGAGTGGTGGCCGGCCGATTATGGTCACTACGGCCCGTTCTTCGTTCGCATGGCCTGGCATGCCGCCGGTACCTACCGCATTGCAGACGGTCGCGGCGGTGCCGGTACTGGTGCCCAACGTTTCGCGCCTACCAACAGCTGGCCGGATAACGGGAACCTGGACAAGGCCCGTCGTCTGCTGTGGCCGATCAAGCAGAAATACGGCAAGCAGATCTCCTGGGCCGACCTGTTGGTTCTGACCGGCAACGTCGCCATGGAATCCATGGGCTTCAAGACCTTTGGCTTCGGTGGTGGTCGGGCGGACATCTGGGAACCCGAGCAGGACATCTACTGGGGCAAGGAAGGCGAATGGCTCGCCGACGAGCGCTACGAGGGCGATCGTGAGCTGGAGAACCCGCTGGCGGCGGTACAGATGGGCCTGATCTACGTGAACCCGGAAGGCCCCAATGGCAAGCCGGACCCGCTGGCTGCAGCGCACGACATTCGTGACACCTTTGCCCGCATGGCCATGAACGACTATGAGACTGTGGCTCTTTGCGCCGGTGGTCACACCTTCGGCAAGACCCACGGCGCCGGTGATCCGGCCCATGTCGGTCCCGAGCCGGAAGCTGCGCCGCTGGAAGAGCAGGGCCTGGGCTGGAAGAACAGCTTCGGCACCGGCAAGGGCGGCGACACCATCACCAGTGGTCTGGAAGGCGCCTGGACGCCGACGCCCACCAAGTGGGATACCAGCTACTTCGACACGCTGTTCGGCTACGAGTGGGAGCTGACCAAGAGCCCCGCTGGTGCCAATCAGTGGAAGCCGAAGGGTGATGCAGGCAAAGACGCAGTGCCTCACGCCCACGATCCGTCCAAGCGTGTCGCGCCGATGATGGCCACGACCGATATTGCGCTGATCAAGGATCCCGAATACCTCAAGATCTCGAAGCACTTCCACGAGAACCCCGAGGAGTTCGCCGATGCTTTCGCCCGGGCCTGGTTCAAGCTGACCCACCGCGACATGGGTCCGCGCGTGCGCTACCTCGGCCCTGAAGTGCCCACCGAAGAGCTGATCTGGCAGGATCCGGTTCCGGCGATTGATCACGACCTGGTCGACACGCAGGACATCGCTGCGCTGAAGTCCAAGATTCTGGCCACCGGTCTGTCGGTGTCCGAACTGGTCTACACTGCCTGGTCCTCCGCTTCCACGTTCCGCGGCTCGGACATGCGTGGTGGCGCCAACGGTGCCCGCATTCGTCTGGCGCCGCAGAAGGACTGGGAAGTCAACCAGCCGCAGCAGCTCGCCAAGGTGCTGAAGGCGCTGGAAGGGGTGCAGCAGGAGTTCAACAGCGCCCAGTCCGGCAACAAGCGGGTTTCCCTGGCCGATCTGATCGTGCTTGGCGGTGCCGCCGCCATCGAGAAGGCTGCCAAGGATGCGGGTCACACTGTTGAAGTCCCGTTCACGCCTGGCCGTACCGACGCCACCGAGGAGCAGACTGACGCGGACAGCTTCGCGCCGCTGCATCCCGAGGCTGATGGCTTCCGCAACTACCATCCCAAGGCCTACACCGTATCGGCCGAGGAAATGCTGGTGGATCGTGCTCAGCTGCTGACGCTGACCGCGCCGGAGATGACCGCTCTCGTCGGCGGCCTGCGCGTGCTGGATGTCAACTACAAGCAGGCCAAGCACGGCGTGTTCACCAAGCGTCCGGGTGCCCTGACCAATGACTTCTTCGTGAATCTGCTCGACATGAGCACTGAGTGGAAGCCCTCCGCGAAGGAAGAAGATGTCTATGAAGGGCGTGATCGCAAGACCGGCGACCTGAAGTGGACCGGCACCCGCGTCGATCTCGTGTTCGGCTCGCATTCGGAGCTGCGTGCTCTGGCGGAGGTCTACGCCTGCGCTGACTCGCAGGAAAAGTTCGTGCGTGACTTCGTTGCCGCGTGGGACAAGGTCATGAATGCGGATCGCTTCGATCAGGCCTGA